The stretch of DNA CCGCTTTCATGCTGGTGCAGGGGATTCAAAGAAGGCCTTAGAGACCCTGATGGCTCCGATTATTGAGCGGCTAGTGCGCTCTGGATTGAGATAAAGCTACAGAGGAGCGCGAACGCCTGATTCTTTTCTTGCGGTTCTGGATTACGCGTAACGATTAATTGCAGAAAAACTGGCGCAGTTCGTTAAGTGTTCGGCTATTAGGGCCGAATCTTTAAGCATGCAGTTTCTTTATGCGCCTATACTTCAGCTCTCCGTAGTACTGTTAGCTATGGTATCGGTCGTAGTGGTTTTTCGTATCTGCCGTCCGATGCTACTTAGACGCTCAGATAATCGGGCTGTCCATGCTAAGGCCAGGTGTTTCCATGAACGGGTATGCCACTTCAGGTCACAGGCGACTACCCTTGATCAACACTCAAATGAATATGTAGCGGTGTTTAACGACGACCACTGGCTCTCGCTTATGAAGCTGATTGAGCAGTTAGAGTCTGTCGACCTGCAGGTTCAAAATCTGCTCTCCCGCAAACAATATAGCGAGGCTCTACCGCTACTTAACTATATCTCTGATACAAAGGAGGGCTCCACTTCAATGGAGCAGATAGTTACTGAGTTAAAGGAGGTGCAGGCCTTAATCAATTGGGAGCACACTGTTAATTTAATGCTCCGCCGAGTTATATCTAATCTTGAAACGGCTTCTCATACTACGCAACAGATAGCTTCGCATACACAGAGTCGCAAACGTCAATCAACCCTCACAACCCTTGCCGATCTGAAAAAAACGCTACTCGAAGATGAAGCCTTCAATCACCTTATTAAAAGCTCTCAATCCGAACAGCCTGTACCTGACGCTCCCCCAGAAAGAGCGCCGCTAACTGATTAAACTGCCCAACCTCGTCTGTTACAAAATACTGGGTCTGCGTGGTCTCGCCAGCTGGAGCGCGGTTATTAGCGAGGATCCTTTGAACATCCGCTGCAATCGCTCTGGAGCACTCAACCACCGCAACATCGGGGCCGAGATAGCTCTGGATAGCCTTTAGCAGCAGGGGATAGTGCGTACATCCAAGGATGACCGTATCGACCTGCTGTGCTTTGAGTGGTGCAAGGTAAAGCTCTATAACCTTATCTACGATCTCACCTTCAAGCATACCTGCTTCTACCAGTGGCACAAAAAGTGGACAGGCTTGAGATATGACCCTAATAGAGGCGTCGCGCTCCCTTAGGGAGTTTTCATATACATGGCTAGCGATAGTAGCACTTGTTCCAAGCACCCCGATAATACCGGAACGGGTTGCCTCCAAAGCCTCACGCACCGCTGGGCCAACTGTGCCGATAATAGGAACGGGGAGCTCCTGCTCTAGGATGGAGAGCGCCGTTGCCGAGGCTGTATTACAGGCAACAACAACCAGGCCAACTTCGTGCTTTAGAAGAAACTGTGCACACTCCCGAGAGTATCGGATAATCGTCTCGACGCTCTTTGTCCCGTAGGGAAAGCGCGCGTTGTCTCCGAGATAGGTATAGCTATGCTTAGGAAGAACGAGCTGTAGCTCGCGCAAGACCGTCAGGCCTCCAAGCCCACTATCAAACAATCCAATCGGTTTTGTCGTTGAGATCGACATAGGGCTGCATTCTAACCAAACGGAAGCTAGCAGACAAGATTACAGGGTGGTGTTTTCTATCAGAGCTGGTTAGTTTTAGTGCAACTAGCTCTAGTTTCAGTTGAAAGCCTGCGGAGCACACGATAATGACACGAAACTTTGTAGGAATTAACAATTGAATATTCCACCAAATCAAAGCAAGAAGCAGGTTTTATATGATGGCAGCTGTCCGATGTGCTCCTCGTTTGTCGGGAGGATAGAGGACTCTTCGCAGAAAGATAAGTTTGAAAATATTGATAGCACGACAAATATCCTCCCGCAGGAACTCACGCAGGAAGATGTCTGCCGGGAGATTCATGTTGTAGATGGCGGTACGATTTATAAAAACGCTGCGGCAATTTTAAATATCTTAGAAGAATATCCAGAAATGAAGTCTTGGGTACGCCTTGCGCGCCTGCCCTTTGTTTGGCCGCTCTTGCCCATAGGATATCGGGTTGTCGCTTTATATCGGCACCTTATCTTCGGTCCAGCGAGTAGGATATTTTGGCTAAAGGTAATCACTGGTCTTGGGCTAATCTCGGCATTTTTACTCTCTTGCAAGCTGTGGCTGAGTTCTAGATTCTATCCGCTAACCCCGATCTTAGCAGATCTGCCGAGGCTTCCCTTTCCGCTTGACTACGGCATCTTTCTTTTTTCGATCGCTCTACTAGCGGCGATTGTTCTTAAGCGACGTCCGCAAAAACTTATCTTTGCATTTATATCGTGCGCTCTAGTGCTTACCGCTCTCGATCAATCGCGCTGGCAGCCGTGGTTTTATCAGTATTCTTTCATGCTTGCGGCGCTAGGATTATATTCATGGGACTATCGCGATAATAAAAAAAACGCTGCTGCACTCAATACGTGCAGGCTACTAGTGGCTAGCGTTTACTTATACAGCGGCTTACAAAAAGCAAATCAGGCTTTCGTTGTCGATCTATTCCCTTGGCTAATCGACCCTATTGCAAAACTTCTTCCAGCCCATCTTTATCTTCCTCTTGCCATGCTTGGCTTCCTTGTTCCTTTTTTTGAAATAGGAGTTGGAGTCGGACTTTTAACGCAAACATACAGAAACAAGGCCGTAGTTCTCGCAGTTCTACTGCATCTCTTCATCCTCTTCCTCCTGGGGCCCTTCGGACATAATTGGAATAGCGTTGTATGGCCCTGGAATGTGGTGATGGCGCTCTCTGTTGTGCTCCTTTTTTGGAAATCTGAGCAACTCTCTTTCAAAGATATCGTACTAACAAAAAATTCGTGGCTGCACAGGCTCGTACTTGTCTTGTTTGGCATTCTACCCCTTTTAAGCTTTGTTAATCTTTGGGACGCCTACCTCTCATCAGCGCTCTATTCCGGAAACATACGTAGCGCCGTGCTGTATGTGAATGAATCAGTAATAGATAAGCTCCCGGCGGAGGTGCGGCGATACGCTACAAAAACTGCCGATAACAAAAGCATTGTAAATATTGATCAGTGGTCCTTTGGGGAGTTAAACGTACCATCGTATCCCGAAACAAGGATTTACAAGAATATCGCAAAATATATTTGCCGATATGCTGCTAACGCTTCTGATGTCGTTCTCACCCTACGGGCTGGCCCGGCTCTGATTAATAAGGAGGGACCCGCGACATATGACTGTTCAAGTTTGTGATAGTTATTATCTCCTCCCCTGGTTGCTCCGCTAACTTGCTCTTAGCTATCCTAGAGCATCCAAGCCGTTACCCACTCGATCTCTACGATCTTAAAGCCAAGCTGCTGCGTGAGCCGCTCATGCATATCGGGAAGGTGCCCTACCCCATAGAATATTCCGAGATGCTTCTGGCCTGCCTTAAGCTGCTGCCGTAAAACGTCTAACGCCGCTATATTTCTATCATCTATAAGCGAGATTCCGTTTTCGCCCTCAAGATACTTCATGATTACATCGGATGATGCCAGCCCCTGCGCAAAGAAGAGCTTGATCCGTGCCCGCTCTTTGGGGGTCGGCCCACGCAGTGCGATAAGAACCGGATTTATCCCATCTAATTGGGGCTCTTCGTAACCTGCCCTCTTTAGATCGTCGCGGACCTTTGGATCAAATGAGAACCGCAACAACTTTAAAAGCAGGGTCGCAAAGCTCTCTCCCCTAGCAGTCATCGCTTGTGCTAGTTGCGTAGGGGAGAGATCTGCGTGAACAAAGTTAGGAGCGCCGTAGTTAATCTCATCAAGTTGAAAGGTCAGCCCCAAGAGCTGCGAAAACGCGCGCTGAAAGGCTCCGAGCATAGAGTCCTGGTTGGGGCCCTCGAGCTGCTCTACTCGCCCGTGGTCAGCTACTAGCTCAAAGAGCACCCGATCGTACCCTTTGAACCGTTTGTTGAGGTCAGCATAGTAGGCAGGCTCCCCGAGATGCACCGCCCCGATAAAATCCACCCGCTCCGTTCCATTTGATGCGCTAGCACGCTCGTAGCTAACTATCGGCACCTGCAATAGCCCTGCTTGCGAGCCCTGCGGAGGGGTTAGTTTTAATATGCTTGGCAGCTCCTTGGGCGCTGAGTCCCGTAGAACAAGTACGACGGCTACTAAGATTGAAGCGGTGATAAGTAGGGATTTTTTCAGACCGATCTTGCTCATATCGCCCTTAGTCTAGCGCAGCCTGAGCTATGTGCAACTGGCCCACTTAGAGCAACTCGACATTAGCGCGCGGTACCGTCACTATGGCTCCCCCTTCAAGTCTAGCTCGTAAAACCCTTGCCATGGCACCGCTCTCAATCTGCTCAAGCTCGTGCGGAAGCTGCTCTACTGTGCCTGTGGCTCCAAAGTAAGGCACCCTAATAAGCCTAACTCTAGCCCCCACAACGAGACCATTCGAAGCCGCACATCGGTCGTGCTGCGCTACACTGGCGGCTGGCGCAATTATCTCTGGTCTTTGCGCTCCGGCGCGTACCTGTGTTGCGCCGTTAATTGAGGCGCTCATTCCATCAACCTGCCGCAGTGCATCGAGAACTCGCCTGCTGATTGCGACAGATCCGAACCCCTCTGTCACTATAACGGTCATAGAAATATCTTCATCACCGGTAAGCGCTATACCGATATCATAACCTAGATATGCACTTAAGGTTGCGCCATCGATAGAGCCGGTAATAAACCCGACCGCTCCACCTGCTGTCGCCTTGGTAAGCGCTGCAAGGGTAGGAGAACATCCACCTACAAGAATTAGCCCCTGCGTATCGTTAGGAACGTGCTGCGCATCTACTATACCATCTTCCTTAACCGCCAGCAGATGTATGATTCCGAGCCGCTCCCCACCAACACCGAAGATACCCTGCACAAAGGTCGCCTGTGTTTCGATAATTACAGCCCGTTCAGCCTCGATAGCAGAGACCGTTCCAGCAATATACGCCGTAAGGTTTAACGGCTGCGCCGCAGCGCGCAACCCAATATGTCCAGTTGATAACGAGATAAATTCAATAGTTCCTGAGATAGGCGCACTAACGGTGCTACGAAAGAGCCCCCATAGTCCACGCATCTCAGCTAATACAGCACCCTGCTGAACCGTATCGCCCTGCGCTACGGTTAGACTTTGCGCGAGCTCTGCGGGAGCAATTCCAAGCTCATCTGAGACACGCACGATCCTAAGCTCTCCATCGAGCTTGGCCCTGGCAACGATCTGATCGCCCTCGATACGTTGCCCCTGCTGCACCAGGATCTCGCCCCTGATCGGCAGCTCCCTGCGCTTTTGCACCAAGTAACTTGAATGTACCTGCAATCCAGGTGAGAACGCTCTCGACATGCTGCGCTATCCTTTTAGTCCTAGATTTTTTAACACCCGCTCCTGCGCTCCAACACCAAGAGCTTCCGGTCGCAGCGGTCGGTTTCTCCCATCAACGATTACACCACACTCGCCAAATACTACTCGGCGCTCATGTATCTGCCCGGCCCCCGCCCCGATATCGATACTACGGTGTAGCGGCACAACCTTAAGGCTCCCCTCACCCCTAGCAGGGGTTAAGAAGCGTGTCACCTCATTACAGTTAATAGATCCAAGCAGGATACCATCCAAGAAAATCTCCGCCAGCCGCTCGATTCGTTTTAGCTTACTAGGAAAAACAGGCACTACTGCACAGCCGAGCTGTACTAGACAATCGTTCTCAAACACCTCGTAGGCCCCCTCTGGATGAACGGAGGCAAAGACCCCAAGGTGCGGCATCATAAAGATTGAATCAACCGCTAGCTGTGTTACCCCCTCTAATCCAAAGCCATCTATCATCATCAGGGCTGCCTGCATGCGAGAGGGTGCGTGACTCAAAACGCCGCCAGAGCCTATCACTATATCGAGCTTCATAAGATCAACTAGCTCATAGCGCTCAGAGCTCTGGCGAAATATATCGGATATGCCACGCTCACGCCGACCCTCAAGCCCAATCGCCAGAGAACGGTGATGCGCCAAAGAGAGTCTGAGAGCCTCGCGACAAACGCCCTGCTCAATCCATAACTCCTCTATAGTTTGTGGAATAGAGGTAGGGCGAATCATCTTATTTCGCAACCGATCGGCGAGTTCTGTATCGGTGAACTCAAATGGAAGCCACCGTTTAATCTGGGAGATTCCAGCCTCCACCAGCACGTTGGCGATAGAGTAGCTCATGCCAAGATTAGCACTCACCGTGCGATTAAATGTGCTTGTCCCATCTCGATTCGGAAATACCGAGAAGAGATCTGTCGTTGCCCCTCCAATATCTACGCACAGCACGCTCTGAGCCGTCCTTTGCGCATAGCTCTGAACTATATCTCCAACCGCTGCAGGGGTCGGCATAATCGGTACAGGTGACCATGACATTAATTTTCCGTAGCCGGGGGAGTGGCTCATCACATGCGAGAGAAAAAACTCATGAATAGCCTCACGGGCTGGTCCTAGAACCTCCCTTTCAAGCTGCGGCCGTACGTTATCAACCACCACCACCTGCGCTATCTTTGCCAAGATCTGCCTCACCTCCTCGGCAGCCGCGGCGTTTCCAGCGTAAATAACCGGCAGCTTTAACGTATCGCCGAATCTAGGCCTCGGTGCCGCAGCAACAAGGGTCTCCGCCATCTCAACCACATGTTTCGTAGAGCCTCCGTCAACTCCCCCGGTTACCAGAACTATATCTGGTTTTAGGTGTCTGATACGCTCGATACGCTCAAAGTCCTGGCGTCCATCATCGGCGGAGATCGCCTCCATCACGATAGCACCTGCCCCGAGCGCTGCGCGCTCCGCTGATTCAGTTGTAATAGTCGATACAACCCCAGCTACAAGCATCTGCAGCCCACCACCGGCCGAGCTGGTAGAGAGGTAGAGATCTATCCCCTTTGTAAGATCGCCCTCAGTAATAATGAAGGGCAGCTCCAGTCCCTCCTGCAGAATATTCCTACCACTAAGCTCCTCTACCTCGCTAAAGGCGTTGAGTGCTCCTACGGTAACGTCGGCTACAGGTGCCTCAACCGTAGTGGGAGCCTCGCCTCGAAAGGTCTGGTACCAACGGTCCTCCTTACGCTCAAAAAGAAGCGCTTTTGTAGTGGTTGAGCCACAATCGGTAACTAGTACTGTTCGCAGTAAGTGTGGCTCCATCTCTCTTATCCGATACCTACTACATTACTAAGCGCTGCAACCCAATCGGTAATGATAAACTGAACGCGCTCGACAAGGAGGGCCAAACGCGCCATAACAGTTGAGCCGAAGAATGCTCCAAAACAGATCATCAGCAGGGGGCGCCCTAACGGCGCCATCCTACTCTGTAGCGTGCCGGGGGAGCCATCTTGCGCGCTATTATCCTTACCGAATGAGAAGAAGAAGTAATTGAGTACCAAAAGCAGCGTGGCAACGAAGAGGATATTATTAAAGCTTTCAAACAGCGCTATCTCTCCATTACTAAAGACCACCAAGGGCTTAAAGCTCCCCGTTATCTGAGGAATTACCTCCCCAAAGAAGCCCCGAATGGCCAGAGCACCACTGGTACCTAGGGTAAATCCGATTACTATCTTTGCTAACCAGGCGTGCCGCCTGGAGTAGATAAAGTAATAGAGAGATCCAAACGCCATCGGCACTAGGTATAATAGATACAGGGGCTGGTACGGCTCAGATAACGTGCCATCGGGATAGGTAGTAATGGTCAGGCCTAACATCGGCTCCAAGATCTTAGGCCACAAGAAATCTCGCAGCACAAGTAGCGGGCCAAGCCCTGCAGCGATGCCGATAAATAGGTGCTCAAAGAACCGGTAGAACGGATTCTCCTTTAGTAAAAAACTAAAGATAGCAAGCGTACATACTCCCCCTATTAATGTAGTAACGAGCCCCCAAGAGGTAGTGCTATCCATGCGACCCCCACAGACGTTGCCGTAGCAGTTGATAAAGTGGAACCAGGTTACCAATCACAATTAGGAGGATAATCACGAGGTGTGCGGCGCTAAGGGCGGTATTAACAACCAGCAGCTTCGTATTATCGCTCTTAGGGTAGTGCTGCTTAAGAACCTCGGAGTACCATGCCGCTCCTGCGATGCCCTCAAGCAGACCCTTAAGCTGCCCGGAATCAAGAAAGATGTACGCCTCCGGAATCGTAATCGAGGTGCAGCCGTGAACTACGGTCGGTCGATACCCACCCTTCTGAAAGAACTGAATAATCGTATCGAATACACCGGTCAGACCGGTCACCTCACCAACGAGCTTTACCCGCTCTACTCCACCGATAGCAGCAAAGTTAGGATACTGCGTAATAGGCATCCCGGTCACATCGCGCCCAAGAAACTTTGAGATATCGCTTGCATTAACCAGAGCCTGGATAAATATCGCTCCCCCCGGCCTAAAGCCCGCATTAATCCAGGCCTCTCCGTAACTCCACCGTTGGTCCGGCAGCTCGCGCTCAAGTCGTTTAGCAACCTCACGTGGCACCCGTTGTAACGCTACCTCCGCCTGTTGGTACTGCGAAAGGAGCACAACCGGCACCCTACGTCGAAAGAGATGCTCAAGGATAACCTCCGCCTGCGGTTGATTCTCGGCCAGGGTGCCCGGTCCGAAATCAAGCCACACCATCGCTACCTCTCCGGGCTTGAACTCCGTTTTTGCCATCACCTCATACATCCGCTCAGCTGAAACGAGTCTAGAGGGTGGACGTGAGTATCCAAGAAATACTGGAATACCAACCGCCAGGATCATTAAGAGATATATAATCCGTCTCATCTTCATCGTTTTTTACCCGCTGAGAATGAGCGTGACTCAATCGATAACCACATACGAATGGCCAGCATTAGCCCGGCAACTCCAGCCCCTAGCCGAATCGCTCTAAAGGCGGCGCTGTTAGGAACCTCCAGTAACCATTGCCTTAGAGCCGGCATATCATCTGAGATCATCCGTCCAAACGAGATCTGGCCGAGCATTACAATCAGAGCTGCCGCCATCATCAGCGCCGACTCTACTGACCTTATCCGAAATGCTCGGTAGGCCGCCGCCGCGATATAGACCCCTAATAGTGCGAACATAGCCGAGCCAAGTTGGTTGAAAAAACCTTCGTAAAGCAGGGTATAGAGCTGCTGAACGGTAGTTGCTGCAGCGGCTTCTCGCAGATATGCGCCGCGTGCTACGGAAAATTTTGCGCCACTTGTTACGACCTCCTTTAGGAGTGTAGCGCTACCTGGAGAGAGCTCGCCCCATGAGACGGCATCGAGTTGCGCAAGCTTTTCACGCACAGTTGCGATATTTTCCTGCAACTCGTGCTTTAGAAGGGAAGATGCGCCGCGTTGCCCAAGTAGTTTTGTTTCAAGTACGCTTAGATGCTCAAACCCATAGAGCTTAAGAGCATCCACCCGGACTTGCAGAGCTGGTACAGTTAACGTGGCTGTAGTGTTATCTGCATCATCAATAATGCGCTGCGCAAATTCTGAGATAATCTGACTACGTTGCTGCTCTGCGCTAAGTGCCAGGCTCTGCAGCCACTGGGCGCTAGTAACTCCGAGCATGCAAACAAGCCCAGTTATAAGCGCTAGGCTATAGACCCATCCGATTTTTTTAAAAACTATTCTTGTACCGTGCGCACTTACGAGGTTAAAGAGCCCAAGCCCGATTGCCATCGCTCCGATAACGATAAAGCCGTTAGAGATCGCTTCGTGGCGATCCTTCACGCCGATAAAACTTATCGCCGACTCAGGCAGCACAAAGTAAAGGAAGAAATAGATGCCACCTAAAAACGTAAAGATCCGTATCAGCCGAGCTCTCTGATCGCTTGAATTTATCGTTACCACGTAAGGCTACTCCACTCGGTAGTAAAAAACAGATCCACCGTTGGCAATGTCCAGGTTGGGTAGATCGATTGCAGGGTTGCCCCGAGCACCCCGATCATAATAACAAGGGCAAAGAGTAGCTTTAAGCGATCCTGCGCTGCAAGGGTTGCAACCTGTACCGGCTCACGACTCATATAGGCCGAGGCTCCAAAAAGCTCCTCTCCGATCAGTGTGTAATCACAGGTACAGATAAAAAATGCAACCTGCTCCGGACTGACGCTTGCGGCGATCTGTTGTGCGCCAACCTGTTGGCCTGCCTCGGCTAGCACGAGCGCTTCAGCGGCGAATACGCCGAACATAAAAGCGGCTCCAGCTTTTTCGCGGTGTACGAGCCCCATATACCCGGAGGCGAAAGCGAACTGCTCACTTGAAAGAAACACTATACTCTGCGGATCAAACGCGGCACCCCTCCCCGCATCGTTATACGCCCCACGCACAGCATCCTCAACTATCACCATCGCTTCGGGGGAGTACTGTGGAACTATCAGCTTTAATTTATATCCAGCGACTCTCTTAGCAACTGCATGCAACACGCCGAGACAGGCGTACAGCACCGGGCCCACATCTGTCAGCGCCGTTGTAAAGACTACCGCGCGCCCCTGCTCTGCACAGCGCCCAATCGCCCCCTCAACCGCATCGATACCGGGAATACGCCGAATAAAATGGCGATATCCACGCTCAACTCGGCGTAGCTCATACAGCAGAAGCAGCACGGCAAAGGCTACCGTGACAAGGATCCCTGGAGTTGCGTGTTCAAGTCCGCCCATATTATTAGCTGCTTAAACTCCTATTACCATCCCGCGAACTCTCAAGACGTTGAATCATGTCCTCAACGGCCTCACTTGAGGCAAGGGCTGCGCGTAAGGCCGGCGCAAATTTAGGCCCTAGCAATGCGCACGCCAACGGCTCCCCTATGCCGTAAAGCTCACGCATGCAGCCAACCAGGGGCTTACACATCTCAAGAATAAAGATCGCCGGCTCGCATAATTTGCGGCGGATAATCGCCTCAACTAAGGGCTCGGTGCTGGCTGCTAGGCTGCTCTCTGTCATATATGGACGGTAGTAAAAAAACGGCGCTGAGAAAAGGTAGTAACTATGCTTAGAGGGAAGTCCCCGCTCTATCCACGTCGTTCCCGTTGTAGCTGATGCAGCTCGCGTTGCAAGAGATCGGTCTGCTCGCCCATTTGTACCTTTGCACTGTGGGCTTTGCCGGAATTGGTGTGTTTTACGACTTCTGGACAATGAATGGTCAAATCGATGAGCTAAACCGCCAATCTGCTTGATAATTGGCAATCTGTTTTGATCAGAACTCAATCCTTCAAAAATATTTTCCCCCAATAATATGGCTGCAGCTCTTTGAGAGTTTTCATTTCCCATTTCTGCGAGTCCAGGGGACTTGGTACTGCGCACTCGATTTCATTTCCCCAGAACATCAGTCTTTCTTGGCAAACCCCACACGGAGTCAGAATATGAAATACTCCTTTGTCATCTCGGGACACACAGACCGTTGCCGTAACCTTCTGACCAAGCTTGTAGGCCTCGCAGATGGCTCCGACCTCATGACAGAGCTCGACCGATAGACTGACGACACCTGGAGCTGTCGAAACCAGAAGAGTGCCGGCATCGGTGTACATCGCCGCAGCGCCTGCCCAAGGCTCATTGGGGAATCGTTTTTCAATATATGCTTTCGCAGCTAGCACCAGCGCTTCATTTAATTTCATAGGTCCTCACAATGCTTTTACCAGAAGCAAACACGGATTAGAATCGCCCCACAAGGTTTTAAATTCTTCCAAGGGTTCGAAGCCTGCTTTAGGCATTGGTACGGGGTCACGGCCATTAAGTTAAGGGATATCTATCCGAGAAGTTTTGCTCGGTTGATGGAGCAGGAGTAACCCCGTACCAATTATTTAATTCCAGGTATGTGAGG from Pseudomonadota bacterium encodes:
- a CDS encoding cytidine deaminase → MKLNEALVLAAKAYIEKRFPNEPWAGAAAMYTDAGTLLVSTAPGVVSLSVELCHEVGAICEAYKLGQKVTATVCVSRDDKGVFHILTPCGVCQERLMFWGNEIECAVPSPLDSQKWEMKTLKELQPYYWGKIFLKD
- a CDS encoding glutamate mutase L translates to MEPHLLRTVLVTDCGSTTTKALLFERKEDRWYQTFRGEAPTTVEAPVADVTVGALNAFSEVEELSGRNILQEGLELPFIITEGDLTKGIDLYLSTSSAGGGLQMLVAGVVSTITTESAERAALGAGAIVMEAISADDGRQDFERIERIRHLKPDIVLVTGGVDGGSTKHVVEMAETLVAAAPRPRFGDTLKLPVIYAGNAAAAEEVRQILAKIAQVVVVDNVRPQLEREVLGPAREAIHEFFLSHVMSHSPGYGKLMSWSPVPIMPTPAAVGDIVQSYAQRTAQSVLCVDIGGATTDLFSVFPNRDGTSTFNRTVSANLGMSYSIANVLVEAGISQIKRWLPFEFTDTELADRLRNKMIRPTSIPQTIEELWIEQGVCREALRLSLAHHRSLAIGLEGRRERGISDIFRQSSERYELVDLMKLDIVIGSGGVLSHAPSRMQAALMMIDGFGLEGVTQLAVDSIFMMPHLGVFASVHPEGAYEVFENDCLVQLGCAVVPVFPSKLKRIERLAEIFLDGILLGSINCNEVTRFLTPARGEGSLKVVPLHRSIDIGAGAGQIHERRVVFGECGVIVDGRNRPLRPEALGVGAQERVLKNLGLKG
- a CDS encoding DUF393 domain-containing protein; its protein translation is MNIPPNQSKKQVLYDGSCPMCSSFVGRIEDSSQKDKFENIDSTTNILPQELTQEDVCREIHVVDGGTIYKNAAAILNILEEYPEMKSWVRLARLPFVWPLLPIGYRVVALYRHLIFGPASRIFWLKVITGLGLISAFLLSCKLWLSSRFYPLTPILADLPRLPFPLDYGIFLFSIALLAAIVLKRRPQKLIFAFISCALVLTALDQSRWQPWFYQYSFMLAALGLYSWDYRDNKKNAAALNTCRLLVASVYLYSGLQKANQAFVVDLFPWLIDPIAKLLPAHLYLPLAMLGFLVPFFEIGVGVGLLTQTYRNKAVVLAVLLHLFILFLLGPFGHNWNSVVWPWNVVMALSVVLLFWKSEQLSFKDIVLTKNSWLHRLVLVLFGILPLLSFVNLWDAYLSSALYSGNIRSAVLYVNESVIDKLPAEVRRYATKTADNKSIVNIDQWSFGELNVPSYPETRIYKNIAKYICRYAANASDVVLTLRAGPALINKEGPATYDCSSL
- the murI gene encoding glutamate racemase, whose translation is MSISTTKPIGLFDSGLGGLTVLRELQLVLPKHSYTYLGDNARFPYGTKSVETIIRYSRECAQFLLKHEVGLVVVACNTASATALSILEQELPVPIIGTVGPAVREALEATRSGIIGVLGTSATIASHVYENSLRERDASIRVISQACPLFVPLVEAGMLEGEIVDKVIELYLAPLKAQQVDTVILGCTHYPLLLKAIQSYLGPDVAVVECSRAIAADVQRILANNRAPAGETTQTQYFVTDEVGQFNQLAALFLGERQVQAVRIESF